From Algiphilus sp.:
TCGGTCCCGATCATCGCGTCGATGCCCGACTGCTGACGCGCGGCCTCCAGCACCGCCGTGTCCGCGAAGGCCAGCTGGTTGATGTTGGTCGATATGCGCCACTGCGGCGAGATGTCGAGATCGGCGCCGAGGCCGAGCAGGATCAGGCCCGGATTGGTGAAGTTCGACTGGCCCTGCGCCTTGGAGCTGCGCAGCGAGTTGAGGATGCCGTTGCGGCCGGACAGGGTCACCACGCCGCCGCCGATGAGCGGGACATTCTGGCGCACCCAGAAACTGGTGTCGGCGCCGGCGAAGAGCGGGTTCTCGAAGATGGCGTCGAAGCCGGTCTCGGCGTCGTCGTAGGGATCGTCGTCGCCGGACGCGTAGAGCGCCGACAGGCGGACCCGGCGCCAGTCGAAGTCGATCGAGAACTCGTAGGCGGCGAAGAAGGCGCTGATGTCGGTGCCGCGATCGACGAAGACGCCGCGGTCGGCGCTGCCGACGGCCAGATAGTTGGTCGCCGACACGTTCAGCCGCCCGAAGTGCCCCTCGCCGTTCAGGCCGAGGTAGACGACGTCGTAGCTCCGCGCCTTCTCGAGGCCGATCGACGCCGGTCGCTCGATGAAGTCGTTGTTGTTGAAGTAGGGCGCATCCTCGCCCTCGGTGTTGCGGTTGTAGAGGAGCACCGCCTCGGAGGTGAAGCCGCGCCGCGGGAAGTCCTGCCAGTACAGGTTGGCGACGAAGATGTCGTCCCGGCGCAGCGACTGCCCGATGTCGTTCAGCTCGCTGTTGGTGTCCTTCTCCAGACGCCGGAACCAGGCGAGGTTGTACAGGAAGATGTTGTTGTTGCGGTTGCCGAACAGGCGGACGCCGAGCTGCTGGTCACGGAACAGGAAGCCGCGGAAATCCACGTTGAAGGGCTGGATGCCGACGCGGACGCTCTCGAAGTCGTACTGCGGCGAAACGTCCCGGATGTGGTAGTCGACGAACAGTTCCTGGATCGCGAAGAAGTCGTCGTTGCGCGTACGGCCCTCGGCCGGGTTGATGCGCACCGCGCGGTTCTGCTCCACCTCGGCCCGGTTGAAGTTGTAGACGGGCGTGAAGCGGAACTCCCAGTCCGGCGGCATGAAGGTGGTGTCGCCGCGGTACAGCACGAACGATGCCGCCAGCGTCTGCGCGAACAGCGTCTGGTCGGGATCGCCGATCAGATCCGCATTGCCCGGATCATCCTCGCCCTGCGGCGCCACCGGCGTCGGCAGCGAGCGCGGCTCGTAGACGGTGTCCGACACCAGCAGCGTGTTGAAGAACCAGTCGCCGAACACCGGGCGGTCGGCCTTGAGCGTGTTCTGGTTGTAGGGGTCCCACCACGGGTAGTCGGTGATGCCCAGGCGCTGGGTCAGGAACCAGCGATCATTGCGCACGGTTTCCTTGCCGTACTCGGCATCGCGACCGGGCTTGGGCACCGGCTTGAGCGCGGTGGCGCGGTTGAAGTCGTAGGGCTGCCGGTCGCGGACCGGCGACTGCGGATCGGTGCGCTCGCCGCCGCGGGTCGGCGTGTTGGCCTCCGACTGCCCGGGCCGCCGGCGCTCGACGGCCGGCGTGGCGCGCGGCGTCCCGGGCTCGAGCACCGGGGTGGCATCCTCGCCCGACGGGCGTCGCCGTTCCACGGCCGGCGTGGTCTGCGGCTGCTGCTCGGGCTCGCTGCCCGGACGACGCCGGTCGACCGCGGGCTGCAGCGCCTCGTCGCGCGCCGGCTCGGCCGCGGGCTGCTGCTGGCGCTGCGTGGATCGCTCGGACGGTGTCGCCGGTGCCTCGACGGCGGAATCGCGGTCGGCGCGCTCGCCCGGCCGGCGGCGCTCGTCCTGCGCCTGCACCAGGGCGGGCACGACGGCCAGCGCCAGAGTGGCGGCGATCAGTCCGCTGCGAAGCGCGCGACGCGGGAGCATGGCTGAGCGCCTAGAGGCCATCACAGACATTCTGTTCTCCCGGGTCGTCGAGGAATGGGGACTGCGGACAGATCACCCAGCGGAGATTCAGATCGCGCGTGCCGTCGGGCAGGTCCGGGCGCTGCGCACGGAGCTGGTCCGCCCGGATGGCGGGGGGCGCATTGCTGATCGTGCCGAGCTCCTTGCCGATCTCGTCGATGGCGACGAAGGGCAGGAAGTCGTCCTGCTCGAGGCCGTCGCCGGACAGGCCGATGGCACCGATGAGCTGGCCGTTGCGGTAGATCGGGAAGCCGCCCGCGAACAGGGTCAGGCCGTTGCGCAGCTCGTCGAAGGCGTCGGTCTGGGCCAGCACGCCGTCGGGGATCGAGGTGTAGCCGGTGCAGTTCTGCGCGACGTCGGTATCGAACAGCGGCTGGGTCGGATCGCCGGGGTTCGGTACCTGAAGGACGTAGGCGAGGTGCCGCACCACCGCGTTGTAGACCAGATCGAGCTCGAGGCCGGTGGAGAAGATGCTCCACTCGCCCGGCGGCTTGCTGAACGGGCCGTGCGGCTCGGGATCGAGGCCGCCCGGGCCGTTCTGGCCGTCGGGGTAGAACGGACGCGCGATCAGTCCGAGCGCGCGCGTCGAATAGGCGATGTCGCCGTCGGCGAGCCCCTGGGGCAGATCGAAGAACGCGCGGTAGTCCTGGACATAGGGCGGAATCGGCGATTCCCGCTGGTTGTCCCCGAGCGCCCGGGTCAGCACAGTGTCGAGATCACCGCCGCCGAGATAGCCGGCCGGCGGCAGCGCGTTCAGGCGGTCGGCCGCGACGTCCGCTGACAGGAGCAGCGCCGAGCGCGCCTTCTGCGTGGTGACGTCGACGGCGTCGATCAACGCGTCGCGGGTTCGCGCCACACCCAGGACGTCGCCGTTGACGTCCACGATGGTGACGTGGATGCCGGCACTGGAGCCCAGCGGCTTGCGCACCTGACTGCGCGAGCGGTTGGCCAGCTCGATGGACTTCTCGAGCAGGCGCTTGACCTCGTTGGCCGCGAGGCCGCCGACACCGGCAGTCGGCGGGAAGCGGTTGTCGTTGTTCTCGTCGACCAGCACGAAGGCGTCGAGCGACGGGTCGAGCTCGCCGGGCTGGGCCGGACGCACGCCCGACTCCGGCTGGCCGAAGGCGGTACCGGCGCGCAGCGGCGGCGGCGGGTCGGCCGGGTCATCGACGGTGTAGCCGAGCACGGCCTGCAGGCCCGGCGGCAGCGAGCCGAACGACGGCGCCTGCGTCGGATCGCTCTGCAGGTCGCCGAAGTCGACATCGGCGAAGCGCAGCGTCTTGCCCTCCACCGTGATGACATCGGCGCGGCGATTGCGTGGCGCGCCGTAGCCGAAGGTGGCGGCGGTGGCGATGAGCTCGTCGAGATCGGCGTCATCGTCGGTGATGGTCTTGTCCAGCGAATAGACGCCGTCCGCGATCGCGGCCACGGCCCCGACCAGCGTGCCGTTCTTGTAGAGCGGCAGACCGCCCGGATCGGCGGCGAAGCCGATGGGCGCCCGGTGCGGGCCCGGGTCCGGCCCCACGCCGTTGAAGCGTCGGGAGATGTCCGAGCACGGCAGCTGGCTGATCTGCACACCGAACAGCGGACCGCCCGGCGTGTTGAACTCGCCGGGATTGAAGTTCTCCTGGATGATCTGGTTCGCGGTGCGCGTCGTGAAGGCATTGCCCTCCGACGAGAAGTAGGCCGCGGTCAGCGCCTTGGAGATGACGCCCAGCTCGGGCGTGACGATCTCGACACCGTCGAGGCCGGCATCGATCGCGTTGCCGGTGCTGCGCTCCGGCCCGGACGTGATGCGGATGGTGTCGGGAGCACCGGCCATGCGGTAGATGGCGAGCACGTTGCCGACGCGGTCGACGACGCCGATCACGGCGGCCTCGCCGCGCGCGTCCGCTTCCTGCACGCCCTGCGCGATGATGGTCCCGACATCGTCGGTCGTGAGCCGCGTGGGCACATCCTGGCAGGAGCCATCGCACGGCACCGGGCCGACGCCGATACCGCGCGTCGCGTCGTTGCGGTCCCCCGAGCAGGCGACCATCGCGGCCGATACGACCAGCGCGACGGCGACGCCCCTAACGCCCCTCTTCTGACGGAGTTGCATCTCCGATTCCCCCTGTGACCCGACCCATGATCGATTCTGTCGCCACGTGGAAGCCGTGGCAGTCGATGCAGGTCGAGCGAACGCCCTGCTTCGATGCTACTCCCCCGTGGCAGGTGCGACAAGTTTCAATTCCCGGTAACAGAAGCTCATCGGCATCGGCCGATGACTCGGCCGCATGACAGTCGCCGCAGTCCACCCAGCCGTGATCCGCATGGGTGAATCGTGCGTGCACGAACCAGCTCTGCCGCAGCGACACCGCCTGGATCTCGGCCTCGTCGTCGGCACCGGGCGCGACCAGATGGCACTTCGCGCACACCCGTGTCGAGAACACCTCGTCGATGAGCTCCGCCGCCGTGGGTGGTCCGCCGCGCTCCGCATCGGGCCCGGCGCGGCGCCGTCCCGAGCGCCCGATGTCGGGCGCGAACGTGCCGGCGGGAATGGCCTCGACCGCGGCAGCCACCTGCTTCCGCGCCACCTCCGGCTCGGCGTGCGGCAGTCGCAGCACCTCGTCGCCCACGCTGACGTCGAGCTGATGACAGCTCTGGCAATCGCGCTCGAAGTTCACCGCCTTGAACCCGACTTCGCCGGCGTCGGCGCGATGGCAGTCCCGGCACGCCATCACCTCGACGCCGTCCGGCCCCAGCACGCCGTCCTCGACGAGGTGCAGGTCGTGCGGAAAGACGAAACCGGTCTCGTCGCGCGTGTCCGGGCCGATGACGGTCCGCACGGTCGATGCGCCGGCATCGTCGCGGCGGGTCACGGTGGCGCGGAATTCCGGGTGTGCCGCCGCGAAGTCGCGCACCGGGTTCATGTCCGAACGCGACGCGAACTGTCCCGGCTCGGCATGGCAGTCGACGCAGATTCCGGGATGATCGGGCAGCGCCGCATGCGGATTGCCATGCTCGCGGTGACAGCTCGCGCAGCGCTGCTCGTCGAGCGACGCCAGCCCGGCCGTGACCGGATGCTCGGAATGATGGGCGATGCCCGCATGGCAGGTCAGGCAGGATTCGTCGCGCACCCGCGTGAACAGGCGTTCGTGGCACGCGCCGCAGTCGTCGGCGAAGTGCTGGTGGGCGTTGCTGATGCGCCCGGAGCTCCACCAGACATCGGTCGGCAGCACGGTCGCCACCGCCGGCGGCACCGGCACCACCCGCAGCAGCAGCGGCACGAGCAGGGTCAGCAGCAGCACCGCCATGGCGGCGATGGCGGCCGGCCGGCGCATGCGCATGCCGGCGCCGCGCAGATCCAGCTTGCGCTCCGAAGCCGTGACGGGGGCGTCGGCCTCGCCGATCTTGATGCGCAGCAGGAGCCCGCTCGATTCGCCGTCCGTGGTCACGTGCCCGCGATGCGGACCGATGCGGAAGCGATCGCCGGCGTAGAGATCGCATTCCTCCTTGATGATCCTGCCGTTGACCTCGACGCCGAGCGGCGACTTGGCGCGCAGCTTCAGCGCCAGGTCCGACTGCAGGGCGATCTCGGCGTGCCGGCGGGCGATCGCGATGCCGGGCAGCATGACGGTGGCCTGATCGCTGCGCCCGAGCGAGATGGTCTGGTCGACCTCCAGGTGCCGGGTGTCGCCGCCGCGGATGATCTCGATGCGCAGGCTCATGCCGTCACCAGTAGAGGAACACGGAGACGACGTGCACGAGCAGCGAGGCGATCAGCGCGATGGTGATCGGCACGTGCAGGTACAGCCAGACGTTCAGCCGCGCACGCAGGGTCACGTCGCGGTTGATGCGCTCGACCAGCGCCTTGCGCTCGGAAGTCACCTGCAGCAGCTTCTGCAGCTTCTCGCCCTTGGGCTCGCGCCCGGAGTCGAAGAGCTGGTCCGCGAAGAAGGCGATGGTGGCCTGGCGGCCACCCGCGCCCTGCTGGGCGTCGGCCTGCGCTTCGGTCCCCTTGAGCTTGAGGAACTGCTCCAGGGTGCCACTGTCGGCGCGCATGTAGCGTCCGCTGAGCTGCTCCCGCATGCTGCCGCCGAGCTTGGCATTGGCCACCGAGCGTGCCACCACCGCGTGGGTCTCCGGGTCGATCTGATCGGCGAGCTTCAGGGCCTGCTCGCCCAGACGATCGACATTGGCCACCATCTCGCGGAACTCGAGCCCCTCGCGCGCGCTGGTGATGCGGGCAGGCAGGATGGCGTACGCCACGATGCCGTAGATGCCGCTGACGATGACCAGCACCATCAGGGCATAGGCCAGCGTATGGACGTTGAACCCGAACTGGAATCCGGTGTGCAGCGTGCCGACGACGAGCAGCGAAAGCCCGAGATAGACGTGCGCGCTCACCCATCCCTGGAGGCGGCCCATGCCCTTGCGGAAGTTGCGCTTGCGCACGCCCAGCCAGGCCAGCCAGACGATGAGCAGCGCACCGATGGTGCCGAGCGTATAGCCCAGCCAGGTATTGCCGCTGGGCGGATGATGCGGGTCGTGCCAGGCATAGAGCGCGATGCTCAGCGCGCACAGCGCCACCGCCACCTTGAGATAGCGGAAGCCCTCGTAGACGAAGATCGAGCGATGCTCGGCGCCGCGCCTGGCGTCGCGCTCGACGCGCGGACGCCAGCGCGCCAGCAGACGCCTAGCGGCCTCCACGCGACAGCACCTTGAAGAAGGATTCGGGGCCGACGCGGATAGCGGCGCCGGTGGGACACGCCTGCACGCAGGCGGGCCCCTCGTCGCGGTCGCCGCACATGTCGCACTTGACCGCCTTCTTGATGGCGCTGCCGCCCCCCTTGGCCTTGATCTCGCTGCCCGGCTCGGGGCCGAGCCCCATCAGCAGCCACTTGAGCAGGCTCGGCTTCTCGTCGCTGGCCACGCCCATCTGGATGACGCCGTAGGGGCAGTTGCGCTCGCAGTTGCCGCACCCGATGCAGGTGTCCTCGATGTAGACCTCGCCGTTGGGCGAGCGGTGGATCGCATCCGGCGGGCAGTCCTTCATGCAGTGCGGATGCTCGCAGTGGCGGCACGACGTCGGCACGTGCAGATTGTTGAAGGTCGCACCGGCCTCGCGGTTGAGCCGCGAGACATTGCCGTGGGTCGCCGCGCACGCCTTCTCGCAGTAGTCGCAGCGCACGCACAGCGTCTCGTCGATGAGCAGGGCGTCGGTGGCCTCGCCCATGCCCTCCTGCAGCAGGAAGTGCATGAGTGCCCCGCGCTCGGGAGTGCGCTCCAGCTCCAGGCGCTGCTGGATCTGCTCGTTGAAGCGCGCGCGCACGCTCTTCTTGATGTCGGGATAGCGGTCGAGCAGCTCCAGGAAGGGCTGCGCCGGCACGCTGATGGTCTGCGTCTTGATGGCGGCGCGCGCAGTCTGCTGGCGCGGCGTGCCGGCGATGACGTCGAGCTCGCCGAAGTAGTTGCCGCCGGGCACGTAGTTGAGGATCACGTCCTCCTCCGCGCCCGGCACCGACAGCGTCACCGAGCCGGAACGGATCAGATGGATGTGCTCGGCCTCGGTGCCGATCTCGTAGATCGCCTCGCCGGCGCGGAAATCGCGCAGCTCGGCCTCGGCCACCACGTTGGCGAGCTCGCCCTCGTCGACACCCGGTGCCAGATAGCGCTCCAGCGCCCGCATGGTGAAGGTGCGGTCGACGTAGCGCTGCACCTTCTCGTTGCTGGCAATGAGCTTGAGCATGGCGCGGCGCGGCACCTCGACCACCACCAGATCCTTGCCGGCACGGACGGTGGCGCTGCGCGGGCGGCCGGATATCAGCGCCATTTCGCCGAATATGC
This genomic window contains:
- a CDS encoding heme-binding protein; amino-acid sequence: MQLRQKRGVRGVAVALVVSAAMVACSGDRNDATRGIGVGPVPCDGSCQDVPTRLTTDDVGTIIAQGVQEADARGEAAVIGVVDRVGNVLAIYRMAGAPDTIRITSGPERSTGNAIDAGLDGVEIVTPELGVISKALTAAYFSSEGNAFTTRTANQIIQENFNPGEFNTPGGPLFGVQISQLPCSDISRRFNGVGPDPGPHRAPIGFAADPGGLPLYKNGTLVGAVAAIADGVYSLDKTITDDDADLDELIATAATFGYGAPRNRRADVITVEGKTLRFADVDFGDLQSDPTQAPSFGSLPPGLQAVLGYTVDDPADPPPPLRAGTAFGQPESGVRPAQPGELDPSLDAFVLVDENNDNRFPPTAGVGGLAANEVKRLLEKSIELANRSRSQVRKPLGSSAGIHVTIVDVNGDVLGVARTRDALIDAVDVTTQKARSALLLSADVAADRLNALPPAGYLGGGDLDTVLTRALGDNQRESPIPPYVQDYRAFFDLPQGLADGDIAYSTRALGLIARPFYPDGQNGPGGLDPEPHGPFSKPPGEWSIFSTGLELDLVYNAVVRHLAYVLQVPNPGDPTQPLFDTDVAQNCTGYTSIPDGVLAQTDAFDELRNGLTLFAGGFPIYRNGQLIGAIGLSGDGLEQDDFLPFVAIDEIGKELGTISNAPPAIRADQLRAQRPDLPDGTRDLNLRWVICPQSPFLDDPGEQNVCDGL
- a CDS encoding FHA domain-containing protein, whose protein sequence is MSLRIEIIRGGDTRHLEVDQTISLGRSDQATVMLPGIAIARRHAEIALQSDLALKLRAKSPLGVEVNGRIIKEECDLYAGDRFRIGPHRGHVTTDGESSGLLLRIKIGEADAPVTASERKLDLRGAGMRMRRPAAIAAMAVLLLTLLVPLLLRVVPVPPAVATVLPTDVWWSSGRISNAHQHFADDCGACHERLFTRVRDESCLTCHAGIAHHSEHPVTAGLASLDEQRCASCHREHGNPHAALPDHPGICVDCHAEPGQFASRSDMNPVRDFAAAHPEFRATVTRRDDAGASTVRTVIGPDTRDETGFVFPHDLHLVEDGVLGPDGVEVMACRDCHRADAGEVGFKAVNFERDCQSCHQLDVSVGDEVLRLPHAEPEVARKQVAAAVEAIPAGTFAPDIGRSGRRRAGPDAERGGPPTAAELIDEVFSTRVCAKCHLVAPGADDEAEIQAVSLRQSWFVHARFTHADHGWVDCGDCHAAESSADADELLLPGIETCRTCHGGVASKQGVRSTCIDCHGFHVATESIMGRVTGGIGDATPSEEGR